TCAATTCCTTCGAACGCCATATAAACACAAAAGGATGCAAGGCAGtcgtgaaaaaaataaatgtcaCGACTAGCGTGTACagaattttggcattttcaagtCGTTTAGTGCAGACGTACTCCTTACAAAATTTAACAATGGTGGCTGGTACGTAACAGGCCACGATGAGAAGAATTATGTAAGCAACCGTACACGTGTACTTCTTATATCGAGCCAACTCGGCGAAAAACCTCCTTTCAAAAGAGCGCATTCGCGTTGAAGTGTTTGCCTTCTGTCTTGTTATTTGACTTTGATGACGTCGAATCAGTAGGAGGATTTTTAAATAAACTCCTGATATGATGCAGAGGTAGGAAAAGTTGATGGATTTGatgatgaacaaaaaatcaCGGCTATTTACCCAGAATCTTGTGACTGTTATTAAGAGTGAGACAACCAACGCTATCAAAATTGTAACGAATATGAGTTTCTTTGTAACAACTTCCTTGTAACGTAGATGAAGATGCAGTGAGAGGTATCTGTCGATGGACATAAACGTCAACACTGCGAACGATGCAGTTAGCGCAGTTTGCGAAGAAAATTCGTAAGCAAATCGGGCAGCGCAATAAACCCTAAAATTCTTCGTTATTTCTGCTGATTTGAAGGCCACAAACGATGGTCCGGAAAAAAATCCCAAGAGGAAGTCGCAGAAGGCGAACCAACCAAGCAAAATGTTCTCCGGTGTCTGGGGTAACGTCTTCCACAACGCAATGACGATGACAATATTGCCAACAGAGGAACATAAGGCAAAAACAACGTTTAAAACACAGGCGATAACGTTCACAGCCAGAGTGGCAGCGCTCATGAAAATTGGCGCAGTAAAATAAAAGCATTtcactgatgtaatgttttcttCGAGCAAGAAAGCAGGAGAGGCCTCCATAGCTCAAAATTTAACCACTGAAGCTCCAACAGGGGTTCACTAGGATTTGTTGCTCGATAATGCCCGAGTTGGGAAATCTTTCCACTTGACAGCTCTCACGAGCAACGTTGAGTTACGGATATGATAAGCGATATAATCCTCATTTCATTCCTGATAACAACCAACCAATACACAGAAAATCAACAGATGACCGTGACAATATTCCTTATTCCTTCCCTTTCTAAACGTTATGAAGACACCGTCATTAGTCCACAGTTGAGCCACATAAAACGTCGTGCTCTTTCATCCTGCCTAATCTTATGTCATTGTAAATTAATGCGTTGAGTTTTTAGCTTTATCATTTCCTTCTGCCAGAGCAAAAAACCACAGTAAAATAATCACAAGAACGTTTCCTTATTCCTTCATTTCCGGCCATGGTTGAGATTTAggttatttattgttttttgaACTTCTTAGCACAGCGTAATATTATTGTATTTCACGCAGTTAATAATATACTAGCCCAACCGTTAAGTGCGCAATTTAGAAGCGAGTTCAATTAAAGCATAATTGAAGTGATGTGCTGAATGCATCATATTTAAATCAATTGTTGAATAATAGCGAGCCTTGTCAAACATGAATTTTTTAGGAAAAACAAATATgattttttccttcttctttcGAACCTTTGGACGAAAGAAACATCTAAATGTGGCGTTTCTTCTTGTTGAGGGATTCGACGCCCTAAAACGAACGTTTGAAGAAGCAAT
This genomic window from Montipora foliosa isolate CH-2021 unplaced genomic scaffold, ASM3666993v2 scaffold_88, whole genome shotgun sequence contains:
- the LOC137990399 gene encoding alpha-1B adrenergic receptor-like, producing MEASPAFLLEENITSVKCFYFTAPIFMSAATLAVNVIACVLNVVFALCSSVGNIVIVIALWKTLPQTPENILLGWFAFCDFLLGFFSGPSFVAFKSAEITKNFRVYCAARFAYEFSSQTALTASFAVLTFMSIDRYLSLHLHLRYKEVVTKKLIFVTILIALVVSLLITVTRFWVNSRDFLFIIKSINFSYLCIISGVYLKILLLIRRHQSQITRQKANTSTRMRSFERRFFAELARYKKYTCTVAYIILLIVACYVPATIVKFCKEYVCTKRLENAKILYTLVVTFIFFTTALHPFVFIWRSKELRKAIRKIW